A window of Corallococcus macrosporus DSM 14697 contains these coding sequences:
- a CDS encoding sulfate/molybdate ABC transporter ATP-binding protein — translation MSIVVEQLARRFSPGGSPAVSGVSFQAPAGAITSLLGPSGAGKSTLLRLIAGLEVPDEGRVLIDGVDCTHMPVQQRGVGVVFQSYALFKHLTVRQNVAFGLEIRRMPRAAREARVDEMLRMVQLEHLGGRHPGQLSGGQRQRVAFARALAIQPRVLLLDEPFGALDTRVREELREWLHDLHARTRLTTLLVTHDQQEALEVSQHVVVLGEGRVAQAGSPADIYDRPASPFVASFIGGASVLRGHVQAGRAAMGALSMAAPAAAREGEPVQAFVRPHDIKLEKALAGAASASTATGRVERLKPIGGYVKVFLRLPSGDEVTVEVPRSEFDALGVAEGDSVHADVRSATVFLGDYSI, via the coding sequence ATGAGCATCGTCGTCGAGCAGCTCGCCCGCCGGTTCAGTCCAGGCGGAAGCCCCGCCGTCTCCGGGGTGTCCTTCCAGGCGCCCGCGGGCGCCATCACCTCGCTGCTGGGGCCCTCCGGCGCCGGCAAGTCCACGCTGCTGCGGCTCATCGCGGGGTTGGAGGTTCCCGACGAAGGCCGGGTCCTCATCGACGGCGTGGACTGTACCCACATGCCCGTGCAGCAGCGCGGCGTGGGCGTCGTCTTCCAGAGCTACGCGCTCTTCAAGCACCTCACGGTGCGGCAGAACGTGGCCTTCGGGCTGGAGATACGCCGCATGCCCAGGGCCGCGCGCGAGGCCCGCGTGGACGAGATGCTCCGCATGGTGCAACTGGAGCACCTGGGCGGCCGCCATCCCGGGCAGCTCTCCGGTGGGCAGCGGCAGCGCGTGGCGTTCGCACGCGCCCTGGCCATCCAGCCCCGCGTGCTGCTGCTGGACGAGCCCTTTGGCGCGCTGGACACGCGGGTTCGCGAGGAGCTGCGGGAGTGGCTCCATGACCTGCATGCGCGCACGCGGTTGACGACGCTGCTGGTGACGCACGACCAGCAGGAGGCCCTGGAGGTTTCCCAGCACGTGGTGGTGCTGGGGGAAGGGCGCGTGGCGCAGGCGGGCTCGCCGGCGGACATCTACGACAGGCCCGCGTCTCCCTTCGTCGCCTCGTTCATCGGCGGCGCCAGCGTGCTGCGCGGCCACGTCCAGGCGGGAAGGGCGGCCATGGGCGCGCTGTCCATGGCCGCGCCCGCCGCCGCGCGCGAGGGCGAGCCGGTGCAGGCCTTTGTCCGCCCCCATGACATCAAGCTGGAGAAGGCGCTGGCCGGCGCGGCGAGCGCGTCCACGGCCACCGGGCGCGTCGAGCGGCTCAAGCCCATTGGCGGCTACGTGAAGGTGTTCCTCCGGCTCCCCAGTGGGGACGAAGTCACGGTGGAGGTGCCTCGCTCCGAGTTCGACGCGCTGGGCGTGGCGGAGGGCGACTCCGTCCACGCCGACGTCCGGAGCGCCACCGTCTTCCTGGGGGACTACTCCATCTAG
- a CDS encoding HPF/RaiA family ribosome-associated protein yields the protein MRVEIRARNIPLTETLRTYTERRVRFALDRLSDRVRDVVVRLEDANGPKGGVDQVCRVALRLEHGRELAIESSDTNLLAAIDRTLERASNAVTRAVGRAQRQDGARLRDAAWQPDEAAGLT from the coding sequence ATGCGAGTCGAAATCCGAGCCCGGAACATCCCCCTCACAGAGACCCTTCGAACCTACACCGAGCGCCGCGTGCGCTTCGCCCTGGACCGGCTGTCCGACAGGGTGAGGGACGTGGTCGTCCGGCTGGAGGATGCCAACGGCCCCAAGGGGGGCGTGGACCAGGTGTGCCGCGTGGCGCTCCGGCTGGAGCACGGGCGGGAGCTGGCCATCGAGTCCTCGGATACGAACCTGCTGGCGGCCATCGACCGGACGTTGGAGCGCGCCAGCAACGCCGTCACCCGCGCGGTGGGGCGCGCGCAGCGGCAGGACGGCGCCCGGCTGCGTGACGCGGCCTGGCAGCCCGACGAGGCCGCCGGCCTGACATGA
- the tssF gene encoding type VI secretion system baseplate subunit TssF, which produces MFSKYYLSELSYLREMGRAFGLANPSVAGLLVERGADPDVERLLEGFAFLAARIRERVDDDVPELVHGLTELLLPHYLRPLPASTIIEFTPHLRALRGRSRLPAGAEVASQPIDGTSCVFRTTTDVDLLPVQLTDALLDRSSITAPVLRLFFQTTEQGRAEVLREQGLRLFIHADLSAASVVLLWLLRYCRQVRVRGVAAQGEGIKLAANAIQPVGFHRDFKLLPWPRASEGYRHLQEYLTLPEKFLFFEVRGLDAAAGLKEDRFELAFHLERPPPLDARIHREMFRLHCAPVVNLFSVPADPVLHRALDREHLLRASDLPPNHAEIYSVDTVTGLKAGRNERRVYRPFYEFTHTAGGDAEQAFYRLRRAPSPLDEGIDTYITLETPRNVAPDVAGEEALSMDLTCTNRSLPSRLQVGDLTASTSASPTQAKFKNISPVSRPARAPLGSELHWRLLSHLAINQHSLADAAALRRLMDLYNFHSLTDNLAARASRLRINAIRAVETKPVTRFLEGAPLRGHRTRVDLDEENFMGVGDSFLFGCVLEELLASHVTINSFNELSIRLHPSQTEFAWLPRNGTQTLL; this is translated from the coding sequence ATGTTCAGCAAGTATTACCTGAGCGAGCTGTCGTACCTGCGGGAGATGGGGCGCGCCTTCGGGCTGGCCAACCCCTCCGTCGCGGGCCTGTTGGTGGAGCGCGGCGCGGACCCGGACGTGGAGCGGCTGCTGGAGGGCTTCGCGTTCCTGGCGGCCCGCATCCGCGAGCGCGTGGACGACGACGTGCCGGAGCTGGTGCACGGCCTCACCGAGCTGCTGCTGCCGCACTACCTGCGGCCCCTGCCCGCCTCCACCATCATCGAGTTCACCCCCCACCTGCGCGCGCTGCGCGGCCGCTCGCGGCTGCCGGCGGGGGCGGAGGTGGCGTCCCAGCCCATTGACGGCACGAGCTGCGTCTTCCGCACCACCACGGACGTGGACCTGCTGCCGGTGCAGCTCACCGACGCGCTCCTGGACCGCTCGTCCATCACCGCGCCGGTGCTGCGGCTCTTCTTCCAGACGACGGAGCAGGGCCGCGCGGAGGTGCTGCGCGAGCAGGGCCTGCGCCTGTTCATCCACGCCGACCTGTCCGCCGCGTCGGTGGTGCTCCTGTGGCTGTTGCGCTACTGCCGTCAGGTGCGCGTGCGCGGCGTGGCCGCGCAAGGTGAAGGCATCAAGCTGGCGGCGAACGCCATCCAGCCGGTGGGCTTCCACCGCGACTTCAAGCTGCTGCCCTGGCCCCGCGCCAGCGAGGGCTACCGGCACCTCCAGGAGTACCTGACGCTGCCAGAGAAGTTCCTCTTCTTCGAGGTGCGGGGCCTGGACGCCGCCGCCGGGCTGAAGGAGGACCGCTTCGAGCTCGCCTTCCACCTGGAGCGTCCGCCGCCCCTGGACGCGCGCATCCACCGGGAGATGTTCCGGCTGCACTGCGCGCCGGTGGTGAACCTCTTCAGCGTGCCGGCGGACCCCGTCCTCCACCGCGCGCTGGACCGCGAGCACCTGCTGCGCGCGTCCGACCTGCCGCCCAACCACGCGGAGATCTACTCGGTGGACACGGTGACGGGCCTGAAGGCGGGGCGCAACGAGCGCCGCGTCTACCGGCCCTTCTACGAGTTCACGCACACGGCGGGCGGGGACGCGGAGCAGGCCTTCTACCGGCTGCGCCGGGCGCCCTCGCCGCTGGACGAAGGCATCGACACGTACATCACCCTGGAGACGCCGCGGAACGTCGCGCCGGACGTCGCCGGGGAGGAGGCGCTGTCCATGGACCTGACGTGCACCAACCGCTCGCTGCCCTCGCGGCTGCAGGTGGGGGACCTGACGGCCTCCACGTCCGCCAGTCCCACGCAGGCGAAGTTCAAGAACATCTCCCCCGTGAGCCGGCCGGCGCGCGCGCCGCTGGGCTCCGAGCTGCACTGGCGGCTGCTGTCGCACCTGGCCATCAACCAGCACTCGCTGGCGGACGCGGCCGCGCTGCGGCGGCTGATGGACCTGTACAACTTCCACTCGCTCACCGACAACCTGGCGGCGCGCGCCAGCCGCCTGCGCATCAACGCCATCCGCGCGGTGGAGACGAAGCCGGTGACGCGCTTCCTGGAGGGCGCGCCGCTGCGGGGCCACCGCACGCGGGTGGACCTGGACGAAGAGAACTTCATGGGCGTGGGGGACTCGTTCCTCTTCGGCTGCGTGCTGGAGGAACTGCTCGCCTCCCACGTCACCATCAACTCCTTCAACGAGCTGAGCATCCGGCTTCACCCCTCGCAGACGGAGTTCGCGTGGCTTCCGAGGAACGGCACCCAGACGCTCTTGTAG
- the cysW gene encoding sulfate ABC transporter permease subunit CysW, with amino-acid sequence MPPSTLVVRRRARGLSGPAFVRWGLIGAAVLLLGVFLIVPLVAVFTFAFQKGWEAYVAALTHPASLAAMRLTLLAAAIAVPFNLVFGLAASWLIARFQFRGRSLLMTLIDLPFSVSPVIAGLIFVLLFGRQGWLGPWLLEHDVRVIFAVPGIVLATVFVTFPFVAREVLPVMEAQGSDEEEAALTLGASGWRTFLRVTLPKVKWGVLYGVILCNARAMGEFGAVSVVSGHVRGVTTTLPLHAEILYNEYDLAGAFAVASLLTLLALVTLVVKKFVEWRSQPS; translated from the coding sequence ATGCCTCCATCCACCCTGGTCGTGCGCCGGCGTGCGCGCGGGCTGAGCGGCCCGGCGTTCGTCCGCTGGGGCCTCATTGGCGCGGCGGTGTTGCTGCTGGGCGTCTTCCTCATCGTCCCACTGGTGGCCGTCTTCACCTTCGCCTTCCAGAAGGGCTGGGAGGCCTATGTCGCCGCGCTGACGCACCCGGCGTCGCTGGCGGCCATGCGGCTGACGCTGCTGGCCGCGGCCATCGCCGTGCCCTTCAACCTCGTCTTCGGGTTGGCGGCGTCGTGGCTCATCGCGCGGTTCCAGTTCCGGGGGCGCTCGTTGTTGATGACGCTCATCGACCTGCCCTTCAGCGTGTCTCCCGTCATCGCGGGCCTCATCTTCGTGCTGCTCTTCGGCCGGCAGGGGTGGCTGGGGCCGTGGCTGCTGGAGCATGACGTGCGCGTCATCTTCGCCGTGCCCGGCATCGTCCTGGCCACGGTGTTCGTCACCTTCCCCTTCGTCGCGCGCGAGGTGCTGCCGGTGATGGAGGCCCAGGGCAGTGACGAGGAGGAGGCGGCGTTGACGCTGGGCGCGAGCGGCTGGCGCACCTTCCTGCGCGTCACGTTGCCGAAGGTGAAGTGGGGCGTGTTGTACGGCGTCATCCTGTGCAACGCCCGCGCGATGGGCGAGTTCGGCGCCGTGTCCGTGGTGTCCGGCCACGTGCGCGGCGTGACGACCACGCTGCCGCTGCACGCGGAGATTCTCTACAACGAGTACGACCTGGCCGGCGCGTTCGCGGTGGCGTCGCTGCTGACGCTGCTCGCGCTCGTGACGTTGGTGGTGAAGAAGTTCGTGGAGTGGAGGAGTCAGCCGTCATGA
- the tssH gene encoding type VI secretion system ATPase TssH has translation MGAPIRVDPKALVRRLTPTSTRLLEAAVARASAGRFYEIVPEHLLVQMLEPEDSDVARILQQFGVDRRQLLASMERALQGLRAGNAGRPVFSETLFQWFEEAWLLASVEQGATRLRSGLLFTQFVSRRSRYTAELFPELDAIRRDELLESLDVVLRPSPENVEVATADAAASGAAGGVAGSRGDEALKRFATSFTGRVREGKIDPIFGRHREIRQMVDILSRRRKNNPILVGEPGVGKTALVEGLAWAIVRGEVPDALKNVELLGLDLGLLQAGAGVRGEFENRLKAVIAEVKASPTPIILFIDEAHTIIGAGGSQGGTDASNLLKPALARGELRTLAATTWAEYKKYFEKDAALERRFQPVKVEEPGVEDAELMLRGLRPTYEAAHGVIIRDEAVTAAVHLSSRYISGRQLPDKAVDLLDTSAARVKIELSTRPEELVQLDQEISALERERDARKRDLAESTGGTDAQATLEEVEAKLSATVDSRAALHARWETERTAVAALLEARKALREAPADTDTAPLKAAVDEAAAKLAATRGEVPLVHADVDADIVARVVAGWTGVPVGKMRSDLLESVLNLEDKLRGRVRGQEAALTKVAEIIRISQAGIRNPDTPIGVMLFVGPSGVGKTETALALADALYGGERFMTTLNMSEFQEKHTVSRLIGSPPGYVGYGEGGLLTEAVRQRPYSVVLLDECEKADLEVMNLFYQVFDKGSLTDGEGRAVDFKNTVLILTSNLGSDLVMRMFEDGAQPTSEEVLSVIRPTLSQHFKPALLARMTVVPFGPVQRDVMRQIAEMKLAKLVGRLREAHNVETTLAPELLDELARRCTESEMGARNMEQILQGSLMPALSRELLQHLVGGAVPPKLHVALTETGDWDLRFAEA, from the coding sequence TTGGGGGCTCCCATTCGCGTCGATCCGAAAGCGCTCGTCCGTCGCCTGACGCCCACCTCTACCCGTCTGCTCGAGGCCGCCGTGGCCCGGGCAAGCGCGGGACGGTTCTATGAAATCGTCCCGGAGCACCTGCTGGTGCAGATGCTGGAGCCTGAGGACTCGGACGTCGCGCGCATCCTCCAGCAGTTCGGCGTGGACCGCCGCCAGCTCCTGGCCAGCATGGAGCGCGCCCTCCAGGGCCTGCGCGCGGGCAACGCCGGCCGCCCCGTCTTCTCCGAGACGCTGTTCCAGTGGTTCGAGGAGGCGTGGCTGCTGGCCTCCGTGGAGCAGGGCGCCACGCGGCTGCGCTCGGGCCTGCTCTTCACGCAGTTCGTCAGCCGGCGCTCGCGCTACACCGCGGAGCTGTTCCCGGAGCTGGACGCCATCCGCCGCGACGAGCTGTTGGAATCGCTGGACGTGGTGCTGCGGCCGTCGCCGGAGAACGTGGAGGTCGCCACCGCGGACGCCGCCGCCAGTGGCGCCGCGGGCGGCGTGGCCGGCAGCCGCGGGGACGAGGCCCTCAAGCGCTTCGCCACGTCCTTCACCGGCCGGGTGCGCGAGGGGAAGATCGACCCCATCTTCGGCCGGCACCGTGAAATCCGGCAGATGGTGGACATCCTCTCCCGCCGCCGGAAGAACAACCCCATCCTGGTGGGCGAGCCCGGCGTGGGCAAGACGGCGCTCGTGGAGGGCCTGGCCTGGGCCATTGTCCGGGGCGAGGTGCCCGACGCGCTGAAGAACGTGGAGCTGCTGGGGCTGGACCTGGGCCTGCTCCAGGCGGGCGCGGGCGTGCGCGGCGAGTTCGAGAACCGCCTCAAGGCCGTCATCGCCGAGGTGAAGGCCTCCCCCACCCCCATCATCCTGTTCATCGACGAGGCGCACACCATCATCGGCGCGGGCGGCTCGCAGGGCGGCACGGACGCGTCCAACCTGCTCAAGCCGGCGCTGGCGCGCGGCGAGCTGCGCACGCTCGCGGCCACCACCTGGGCCGAGTACAAGAAGTACTTCGAGAAGGACGCCGCGCTGGAGCGGCGCTTCCAGCCGGTGAAGGTGGAGGAGCCTGGCGTGGAGGACGCGGAGCTGATGCTGCGCGGCCTGCGGCCCACCTACGAGGCGGCCCACGGCGTCATCATCCGCGACGAGGCCGTCACCGCCGCGGTGCACCTGTCCAGCCGCTACATCTCCGGCCGGCAGCTCCCGGACAAGGCGGTGGACCTGCTCGACACGTCCGCGGCCCGGGTGAAGATTGAGCTGTCCACCCGGCCCGAGGAGCTGGTGCAGTTGGACCAGGAGATTTCGGCGCTGGAGCGCGAGCGCGACGCGCGCAAGCGCGACCTGGCGGAGAGCACGGGCGGCACGGATGCCCAGGCCACGCTGGAGGAGGTGGAGGCGAAGCTGAGCGCCACGGTGGACAGCCGCGCCGCGCTGCACGCGCGCTGGGAGACCGAGCGCACCGCGGTGGCGGCGCTGCTGGAGGCGCGCAAGGCCCTGCGCGAGGCGCCCGCGGACACGGACACCGCGCCCCTGAAGGCGGCGGTGGACGAAGCGGCGGCGAAGCTGGCCGCCACGCGCGGCGAGGTGCCGCTGGTGCACGCGGACGTGGACGCGGACATCGTCGCGCGCGTCGTCGCGGGCTGGACGGGCGTGCCCGTGGGGAAGATGCGCAGCGACCTGCTCGAGTCCGTGCTCAACCTGGAGGACAAGCTCCGGGGCCGGGTGCGCGGCCAGGAGGCGGCGCTGACGAAGGTGGCGGAGATCATCCGCATCTCCCAGGCGGGCATCCGCAACCCGGACACGCCCATTGGCGTCATGCTCTTCGTGGGCCCCAGCGGCGTGGGCAAGACGGAGACGGCGCTGGCGCTGGCGGACGCGCTGTACGGCGGCGAGCGCTTCATGACGACGCTCAACATGAGCGAGTTCCAGGAGAAGCACACGGTGAGCCGGCTCATCGGCTCGCCGCCGGGCTACGTGGGCTATGGCGAGGGCGGCCTGCTGACGGAGGCGGTGCGGCAGCGGCCCTACTCCGTCGTGCTGCTGGACGAGTGCGAGAAGGCCGACCTGGAGGTGATGAACCTCTTCTACCAGGTGTTCGACAAGGGCTCGCTGACGGACGGCGAGGGCCGCGCGGTGGACTTCAAGAACACCGTGCTCATCCTCACCAGCAACCTGGGCTCGGACCTGGTGATGCGGATGTTCGAGGACGGCGCGCAGCCCACCTCCGAGGAGGTGCTGTCGGTGATTCGCCCCACGCTCAGCCAGCACTTCAAGCCGGCGCTGCTGGCGCGCATGACGGTGGTGCCCTTCGGCCCGGTGCAGCGCGACGTGATGCGCCAGATCGCGGAGATGAAGCTGGCCAAGCTGGTGGGCCGGCTGCGCGAGGCGCACAACGTGGAGACCACGCTGGCGCCGGAGCTGCTGGACGAGCTGGCGCGCCGGTGCACCGAGTCGGAGATGGGGGCGCGCAACATGGAGCAGATCCTCCAGGGCTCGCTGATGCCGGCGCTGTCCCGCGAGCTGTTGCAGCACCTGGTGGGCGGCGCGGTGCCCCCGAAGCTGCACGTGGCCCTGACCGAGACAGGCGACTGGGACCTCCGGTTCGCCGAGGCCTGA
- the tssE gene encoding type VI secretion system baseplate subunit TssE, with translation MGSRGLLSRIAEGNGTLAPPGDVVESIAEHLRSLLNTRKGESVASPGYGILDLNDVVHSYPSAIPRMTQSIRQAIQEFEPRLKSVVVNYNADPVDPTALRFDITAQLATRDRRGMVRFHTQVHPGGRVDLW, from the coding sequence ATGGGCTCCCGAGGCTTGTTGTCGCGCATCGCTGAAGGCAACGGCACGCTCGCCCCACCTGGCGACGTCGTTGAATCCATCGCCGAGCACCTGCGCAGCCTGCTCAACACACGCAAGGGGGAGTCCGTGGCGTCGCCGGGCTACGGCATCCTGGACCTGAACGACGTCGTCCACTCCTACCCGTCGGCGATACCGCGGATGACGCAGTCCATCCGGCAGGCCATCCAGGAGTTCGAGCCGCGCCTGAAGAGCGTGGTGGTGAATTACAACGCGGATCCGGTGGACCCGACGGCGCTGCGCTTCGACATCACCGCCCAGTTGGCCACCCGGGACCGGCGCGGCATGGTGCGCTTCCACACCCAGGTGCATCCAGGCGGGCGCGTGGACCTGTGGTGA
- a CDS encoding peroxiredoxin family protein, protein MEGGASAFARLKAAWGRARERWWVRWGVDLVVFALLLSAVAAWQARNLPGAGTPAPDFSYQTLAGDTVRLDSLRGKPVVLAFWAPWCGVCGAESSNLSQLRRLAGDSAHVVSVAVAYDDEEAVRRFVREHAVDYPVLLGDDAIQSAFRVNTFPTVFFLSKEGRVERAAVGYTTLAGLSWRLLL, encoded by the coding sequence ATGGAGGGCGGTGCCAGCGCGTTCGCGAGGTTGAAGGCCGCCTGGGGACGCGCCCGTGAGCGGTGGTGGGTGCGGTGGGGCGTGGACCTGGTGGTGTTCGCCCTGCTGCTCTCAGCGGTGGCGGCGTGGCAGGCCCGGAACCTTCCTGGCGCGGGAACGCCGGCCCCCGACTTCAGCTATCAGACGCTGGCGGGCGACACCGTGCGGCTGGACTCGCTCCGAGGCAAGCCGGTGGTGCTGGCCTTCTGGGCCCCCTGGTGCGGCGTCTGCGGCGCGGAGTCCTCCAACCTCTCCCAGTTGCGCAGGCTCGCCGGGGACTCCGCGCACGTGGTGTCCGTCGCGGTGGCCTACGACGACGAGGAGGCGGTGCGCCGCTTCGTCCGGGAGCACGCGGTGGACTACCCGGTGCTCCTCGGGGACGACGCCATCCAGTCCGCCTTCCGCGTCAACACCTTCCCCACCGTGTTCTTCCTGTCCAAGGAGGGCCGCGTGGAGCGCGCGGCGGTGGGCTACACCACCCTGGCCGGCCTGTCCTGGCGGCTGTTGTTGTAG
- a CDS encoding glycoside hydrolase family 16 protein — protein MHRRAALRSMLVVASSLTLLGGCSPESESAEPGAVPLVSQEQGERAYDPGAGWNLAWQDDFNGSSLNGAHWTVLTSNFDPVTGNCNFGTGELEYPRAQNVTVAGGKLILTAQRTSDAPMDSRCTGYGPRSYYSGRIHSKGKVERRYGKLVASIKVPSGWGMWPAFWTLGANISNVGWPRSGEIDILEWHANEASWMKSAAHYFANGAQQSWGTGANRGYSVADAFHTYEVEWTANQMIFRLDGQIQGNVFNHNEPAFQQNHYILLNLALGGNWYGHPHPDQIGLPWGQTKTMEVEWVRWYDRGTTTPTALTNPSFENGMTGWATWSPNGTEAADFSETHGGARTGAYHLTHWTNNTPFEVWTYQPKSGLPSGNYRVRAWVRKSGAFDVARLQAKTCGECAPVFTNLGNYGNWTLVETPAISVTGGYLELGFHTRATAGNSANFIHMDDVQLIRL, from the coding sequence ATGCACAGACGAGCCGCGTTGCGTTCGATGCTGGTGGTCGCGAGCAGCCTGACGTTGCTGGGTGGCTGTTCTCCCGAGTCCGAGTCCGCCGAGCCGGGAGCCGTTCCCCTGGTGAGTCAGGAGCAGGGGGAGCGGGCCTATGACCCGGGCGCGGGCTGGAACCTGGCGTGGCAGGACGACTTCAACGGCAGCAGCCTCAACGGCGCCCACTGGACGGTGCTGACGAGCAACTTCGACCCCGTCACCGGCAACTGCAACTTCGGCACGGGCGAGCTGGAGTACCCCCGCGCGCAGAACGTCACCGTCGCGGGCGGCAAGCTCATCCTCACCGCGCAGCGGACGTCGGACGCGCCCATGGACTCGCGCTGCACGGGGTATGGGCCGCGCTCGTACTACTCGGGCCGCATCCACTCGAAGGGCAAGGTGGAGCGCCGCTACGGCAAGCTGGTGGCCAGCATCAAGGTCCCCTCCGGCTGGGGCATGTGGCCCGCGTTCTGGACGCTGGGCGCCAACATCTCCAACGTCGGTTGGCCCCGGAGCGGTGAAATCGACATCCTCGAGTGGCACGCCAACGAGGCCTCGTGGATGAAGTCCGCCGCGCACTATTTCGCCAATGGCGCGCAGCAGAGCTGGGGCACCGGCGCCAACCGCGGCTACAGCGTCGCGGACGCCTTCCACACCTACGAGGTGGAGTGGACGGCGAACCAGATGATCTTCCGCCTGGACGGGCAGATTCAGGGCAACGTCTTCAACCACAACGAGCCGGCCTTCCAGCAGAACCACTACATCCTCCTCAACCTCGCCCTGGGCGGGAACTGGTACGGCCACCCGCACCCGGACCAGATTGGGCTGCCCTGGGGGCAGACGAAGACGATGGAGGTGGAGTGGGTGCGCTGGTACGACCGGGGCACCACGACGCCCACGGCGCTCACCAACCCCAGCTTTGAAAATGGCATGACGGGCTGGGCCACCTGGAGCCCCAACGGCACGGAGGCCGCGGACTTCAGCGAGACGCACGGCGGAGCCCGCACGGGCGCCTACCACCTGACGCACTGGACCAACAACACCCCCTTCGAGGTGTGGACCTACCAGCCGAAGTCCGGCCTGCCGTCGGGCAACTACCGGGTCCGTGCGTGGGTGCGGAAGAGCGGGGCCTTCGACGTCGCGCGCCTCCAGGCCAAGACGTGCGGCGAGTGCGCGCCCGTCTTCACCAACCTGGGCAACTACGGCAACTGGACGCTGGTGGAGACGCCGGCCATCAGCGTCACGGGCGGCTACCTGGAGCTGGGCTTCCACACCCGCGCCACGGCGGGCAACTCCGCCAACTTCATCCACATGGATGACGTGCAGCTCATCCGCCTCTAA
- the tssD gene encoding type VI secretion system tube protein TssD: MAESVHLYLKANGTDIKGDSTQTSLGRADSIECVAYSQKVFTAREAGSGLATGRRQYEGIEITKRIDKASPLLMKALCENQVIDATFKFFRPNPTGDGTTEQFYTVSVKKARINAIQQTVPNSFVPASTNLPPMETVQLVFHTINWTITNGGVTHEDTWDTQR; this comes from the coding sequence ATGGCTGAATCAGTACACCTGTACCTGAAGGCGAACGGGACGGACATCAAGGGCGACAGCACGCAGACCAGCCTGGGCCGCGCTGACTCCATCGAGTGCGTGGCCTACAGCCAGAAGGTCTTCACCGCTCGCGAGGCCGGCTCCGGTCTGGCGACGGGCCGCCGCCAGTACGAGGGCATCGAAATCACCAAGCGCATCGACAAGGCGTCGCCGCTGCTGATGAAGGCCCTGTGCGAGAACCAGGTCATCGACGCGACCTTCAAGTTCTTCCGTCCCAACCCGACGGGCGACGGCACCACCGAGCAGTTCTACACGGTGTCCGTCAAGAAGGCGCGCATCAACGCCATCCAGCAGACGGTGCCGAACTCCTTCGTCCCCGCGAGCACCAACCTGCCCCCGATGGAGACCGTCCAGCTGGTGTTCCACACCATCAACTGGACCATCACCAACGGCGGCGTCACGCACGAGGACACCTGGGACACCCAGCGTTGA
- the tssG gene encoding type VI secretion system baseplate subunit TssG has protein sequence MASEERHPDALVETAQKLAGLAPRVGFFPLVAFLERLTSQATRVGGAGPVNEEMIRFRHDPSLGFSSGDVTSVTLHQVPVRAEDPYSKRPLFEVVTRFLGLTGAVSPLPHFMAEEVAQEDPDHPVRREFLDLFHHRLLSLLYRIESKYRVTSETDTSFSDQWSRRLLALGGFDTYERPLEGTLPTWRLLRIAPLLASRARTSEQLEVALEDVLGEDLEGARVSVRQFVGRWVDIDARARLGHSNHQLGRNMLLGGRAFDRTGKIQIHIRPLPPRAYKRLMQEGDLLPLVREVVALFVRDPLEYDLELGLTEGVQHQFRLSSKEPSQLGRDTWLGLSQQTQLSVPVVK, from the coding sequence GTGGCTTCCGAGGAACGGCACCCAGACGCTCTTGTAGAGACGGCCCAGAAGCTGGCCGGGCTGGCGCCGCGGGTGGGTTTCTTCCCGCTGGTGGCGTTCCTGGAGCGGCTGACGTCGCAGGCCACCCGCGTGGGCGGCGCGGGGCCCGTCAACGAGGAGATGATTCGCTTCCGGCATGACCCGTCCCTGGGCTTCTCCTCCGGGGACGTCACGTCGGTGACGCTGCACCAGGTGCCGGTGCGGGCGGAGGACCCGTACTCGAAGCGGCCGCTCTTCGAGGTGGTGACGCGCTTCCTGGGCCTGACGGGCGCGGTGAGCCCCCTGCCGCACTTCATGGCGGAGGAGGTCGCGCAGGAGGACCCGGACCACCCGGTGCGGCGCGAGTTCCTGGACCTCTTCCACCACCGGCTGCTGTCGCTGCTGTACCGCATTGAATCGAAGTACCGCGTCACCAGCGAGACGGACACGTCCTTCTCGGACCAGTGGTCCCGGCGCCTGCTGGCGCTGGGGGGCTTCGACACCTACGAGCGGCCCCTGGAAGGGACGCTGCCCACCTGGCGCCTGCTGCGCATCGCCCCGCTGCTGGCCAGCCGGGCCAGGACGTCCGAGCAACTGGAGGTCGCGCTCGAGGACGTGCTGGGCGAGGACCTGGAGGGCGCGCGCGTGTCGGTGCGCCAGTTCGTGGGGCGCTGGGTGGACATCGACGCCCGGGCGCGGCTGGGCCACTCCAACCACCAGCTCGGCCGCAACATGCTGCTGGGGGGCCGGGCCTTCGACAGGACGGGGAAGATTCAAATCCACATCCGGCCGCTGCCGCCGCGCGCCTACAAGCGGCTGATGCAGGAGGGGGACCTGCTGCCCCTGGTGCGGGAGGTGGTGGCGCTCTTCGTGAGGGACCCCCTGGAGTACGATTTGGAGCTGGGGCTCACCGAGGGCGTGCAGCACCAGTTCCGGCTCTCCAGCAAGGAGCCGAGCCAGCTCGGGCGGGACACCTGGCTGGGCCTGAGCCAGCAGACGCAACTGAGCGTCCCCGTGGTGAAATGA